The genomic DNA ATCAGCGCAGGTCGCTGTCGTGCTGTAGCTGGCAGGAGACCAGCGCGCCCTGATGCATGGTGATTTCGCCGTTGCTGCGCAACAGGGCCAGGCATTTCATCACGTAGCTGCGGGAGAGGCCGGAACGCGTCCGCACATATTCTGCCGCCGGAATGCGTTGCCGGATTAACGAGGTTTCCTGCTCCAGCGCCTGCAGAAAATAACGGATCACTGCCAGCGAACTTTTCCCCGAGGTATTGAGCAAAATACCGTGCATGGCGGTGGCCGTTGCGCTGCTGACCTCAAACATCTCCCGCCACAGGTTTTGCGCTTCCACAATCTCTTTTACCCGGCTCAGCGGAATGACGGTGAGCGCCGTGGCGTCGTAAGCCTGAAGATAATAATCCGCGCGGTTTTCCAGGACAGTATTCACGCCGAGCATGCCCGGTGCGGACAGACAGTAAATCAGCCGCTCGTCAGAACTTCGCTGCACCGCCACCAGCCCCTCACGAATCAATAACACTTCAGCATCTTCTCCGGTGCTGAAGGTAAAGATCTGCCCGCACTCCAGTGTGTAATCAATACCCTCGTGGTGAAGGGCAGTCAGCAGCCTGTCCAGGGCGGCAACGGGTTTTATGTTCATGACAGTGGTGTTTGTTCCTGTGTCAGGCGTGTTAGCGAATACATGAAACCTTAGCCTGGATACGGGCATTTCCCCAATCAATGTTGAGAAAATAATGGGTCTCATAATGGACTTAGCTTTGGGTAATAATCAATTTGTTAACCCTGTCGAATCTTTATATCGTTTATCCCGTCACCGCATGAAGCATAAAAAAAGAAATAGTGTGATGCTTTTATAGCACACTCGTTGCTTTTTTTAGTGATGGTCGGTGAACGATATTATCAGAATTAACGCTGATAACAGGATCTATTAACTATCAGGAATGTCATATGAAAAAATTGCTTTTAGGTGCCGCGTTGTTACCGCTCGCGGTTATTGCCACAATGCAAACAGCAAGCGCCAGCGACGGGACCATTAAGTTTAATGGATCAATTGTGGATTCTCCCTGCGTCATTTCTTCAGCGTCGCAGAATCAGGAAGTGGATCTGGGTGCAGTGAAAAGCTCGACCTTTGCCGCAACGGGGGATAAATCTACCGCCACGCCGTTCCAGATTAAGCTCGAAGAGTGCGATCTGACCGCCGGTAAAACCAAGGTCAACGTGGTGTTTAACGGTATTGGCGATGATGATGATACCTCATTGCTCTCCGTTGATAATGGTGCGGGAAGCGCGACCGGCGTCGGGATCGGTATTTTTGATTCCAAAGGTGAAGCCATTGCCCTTAATGATGGCGCCTCTCTTGAGACGTTATCCGAAGGGGCAACCACGCTGAATTACGATGCCCGCTATGTCAGCACTAAAGATGCGGTCACCATCGGTAACGCCAGTGGGCAAGTCGATTTTAGTCTGACCTACGAGTAATTATTGGGTCGCTCTGGCAGGCATTCGTCTGCCAGCCTTTCATTGAGGTTAATATGTTACGTATTTCAACTGCGTTTGCCGCGGTCTGCCTTTTTGTGCCTGGCTGCTTTGCAGGTGGTATTTCATTAAATGCCACGCGGATTATTTATCAGGAAGGTCAGAAAGAAGCCTCGCTGACGGTACAGAATCATAGTCAGAAAGATGTCTTTCTGGTGCAGTCATGGATTGATGATATTAACGGCAATAAAAAGACGCCATTTATTATTACGCCGCCATTATTTCAGATGCAGCCGAATAAAAATAATGCGTTGCGGATTGTGAATATTAATAACCAGCTGCCTGCTGATCGCGAATCGGTGTACTGGATTAACGTTAAAGCGATTCCGGCGGTGAGCGAAGACGGTGCCGGGAAAAACCTGCTGCAAATCGCGGTTCGCACGCGCCTGAAACTGTTTTATCGCCCCAGCGGATTGCCTGGCGATCAGGCCAGCGCCGCGAAGATGCTGACGTTTTCCCATGCCGGAAAGCAGCTCGCCATCGATAACCCGTCGGCATATGTGATGACGTTCCACGATCTGAAAGTGGGCGACAAGACGATTAGCGATCCGGTGATGGTACCGGCGAAAGGCCATCTTTCAGTCAAATTACCGGCAAATGTCGGGGCGTTCAGCCAGGTGCAGTACAGCATCATTAACGATTTTGGCGCAGCCGGTGCGCTGATGACACAGCCGGTGCGCTGAGTCGGGGCTACGGGTTGCCATTATGGAGACGTCGCGACACTCACTCACCCTCATGGTGATGATTACGCTGGTGGGGAGCGGTGCAATTTGCACGCTACCGGCAGCCGCGGCGAAGTTTAACCCCAAATTTCTCGAAAACGCAGAGGGTATTGACCAGCATCTTGATCTCTCCGCTTATGAACAAAACGATGCGCAACGCCCAGGGAAATATCAGGTCGATATTTACGTCAATGATCAGAGACAGACCTCCGGGGCACTGACATTTACCGCCGCCCATGATGATAAGCAGGGACAAACGCTGTTGCCCTGCCTGACCAAAGCCCAGTTACAAGCCTGGGGCGTAAGAACAGCGGCGTTCGATGACATCGCGAAACTGCCTGATGACGCCTGCGTGCCGTTCTGGGCCATCATCCCTGGCGCGCAAAGCGTGCTGGATTTCAATGCGCTGAAACTGTCGTTGAGTTTCCCGCAGGCGGCGATGGAGCAGACAGCGCGCGGCACGGTGCCGGAAAATCGTTGGGATAACGGCATTCCGGCACTGCTGTTTGATTACAGCTACAGCGGCAGCCAGAACCACTATCAGTCAGAGAGCGGTGACGGCAACGAGGGCAGCAGCGAACGCAGTGACTATCTCAACCTGCGTAGCGGTTTTAACCTCGGGCCGTGGCGTCTGCGCAACAATAGCGTCTGGCAGCACGGCAGCGGTGACAATCACTGGGACAGCATGGGCACTTACCTGACCCGGGCGCTGATCCCGCTCAAATCGCAACTGACGATGGGAGATACCTCCACCTCAGGCGACATTTTCGACAGCCTGCCGGTGCGTGGCGTGGTGCTCGCATCAGATGATCAAATGCTGCCGGACAGCCAGCGTGGCTTCGCGCCCGTGATCCGCGGTATTGCTAAAACCAACGCCGAAGTGGTGGTGGAACAGAACGGCTATGTGATTTACCGCCGTTTTGTGTCACCGGGACAGTTTGAAATTAACGATCTCTATCCGACGTCGAACAGCGGCGATTTAACGGTGACCGTGAAAGAGAGCGACGGCAGCGAGCAAAAATTCATTCAGCCGTATGCGGCGGTGGCGATTATGCAGCGTGAAGGCCAGCTCAAATACAGCCTCGCGGCAGGTCGTTATCAGGCTGGTAACTACCAGAGTGAGTCGCCGCAACTCATGGAAGCGACGGCGATATACGGTTTACCCGCCGGAATGACCGCCTATGGCGGTGTACTGGCAGGCGTTGGCTATAACGCACAGGCACTGGGTATTGGTAAAAATATGGGCGAATGGGGAGCGTTGTCACTGGACGCCACCCACGCTACCAGCCTGGCGGCGGACGATGTCGTATCGAGTGGTTACGCCTGGCGGTTGCTGTACGCCAAAAGTTTTGCCGCCACCGGCACCAGTTTTAACCTCTCCGGCTACCGCTATTCCACGCCGGGCTTTTACACCTTTCAGGAAGCCACAGACAGCCGCAGCGAGGCCGACAGCGATTACGGTCATTACCATCGCCGCAGCCAGTTGCAAATTAATATGACGCAGCAACTGGCGACATGGGGCTCGTGGTACATCAACGCCACGGACCAGAAATACTGGCAGGGCGACGATGAGAGCCTGACGTTTTCGACAGGCTATAACGGGCATATCGGGCGCGCCACCTGGTCGCTGGCCTGGTCGGCAAACAGGAATCCCGATGATGACACCACCGATCGCTTGTGGTCGCTGGACGTCAGTCTGCCCATCGGATCGGCATGGAGCAGTTTCCACACCACCCGCGATCAGGACAAACGCACCGTGTCGCAGGTGGGGCTCAATGGCACACTGCTCGACGACCATAACCTGGATTACAGCGTGACCGAGGGTTATGGCAGCGACGGGCAGGGTAACAGCGGCAGCGCCTCGCTGAACTACCAGGGCGGGCGCGGGGATGTGGATGTTGGCTACAACTATGGCGCGGATTCCCGCCAGCTCAACTACAGCCTGCGCGGTGGGGTGATTATGCACAGCGGCGGCGTCACGCTGTCGCAACCGCTCGGCGAGACCATGGCGCTGGTCAGCGCGCCGGGGGCGCAGGGCAGTAGCGTCACCAATAACAGCGGTGTGACGATTGACCGTTTCGGCAACGCGGTCGTGCCGCAGTTGACGCCATACCGGGAGACAGAGGTCTCGCTGCGCAGCGAAACGCTCAACAATCAGGTGGATCTGAACGATGCCTTCCTGCAGGTCGTACCGACACGCGGCGCGGTGGTACGGGCCAGTTTCGATACCCGTGTGGGTTACCGCGCGCTGTTGACGCTAACCCGTCCGGAGAAAGGCGCGGTGCCGTTTGGCGCCACGGCGTCGCTGGTGGATGACCACGCGAAAACCCCGACCACCGGCATGGTGGCGGAAGACGGCGAACTGTATATCAGCGGTCTGCCGGAGAAAGGACGCATCGACGTGAGCTGGGGCAAAGGGCATGATGAACGCTGCGTGGCGGATTACCAGCTTCCACAATCACAATTACGCAGTGCGGTGATTTCACTGTCTGCGACCTGTCAGAGTGAATAATATGAAAATCATCATGGGATTACTGGCCTGCGGATTATGGCTGGCATTGAGCGGCGCACCGGCGCAGGCGGCAGGCGACTGGGGGCCATGCCAGTCCGATACTGTGCATCAGTTTCCATCTTCCTTTAATGAGACGATCACCGACCCGTCGCAGAACTATTCCGGGCATGAATTTGATAATTTTTACCACTGGGACAACGGTCAGAAGTACACCATTATCTGCGAATGTCCCGATAATATGTCCAATCCACCTGTGTCCTACTATAAGGCTACGGTTAATCTCCCGGCAGGGCATGCGGCGAACTGGTACCAGGTGAATGATAACCTTGAGGTGCGTACCAGCATTGATGTCTATAACCAGGGAAGTGTCATCACGCCATTCAGCGATCTGTCGAATAAAACAGTGTCGTCAGGTGAATGTGAAGCTAAAGGCGGTACGCATAATGCGTCGACAGGGACCAAGGGTAGCGTGTCACTGTATATCGCGCATCCGTTTGTCGGTACCTCTACCATTCCGCAAGTGGAAATAGCGGCATTGTATGCCAGCAAAAAAGCGGGCGTCTATTCGACGACGCCGATCGTGCGGGTCCTGCTCAGCGGCACGGTTGAAGTGGATCAGGGTTGTGAGATTGACGGCGGGTCGGTGGTGAATATTCCGCTGGGGGAGTATGACGCGCGTGATTTCGAAGTGCCCGCCGGAAGCAAACCACAGAACGTACAGATAATCAAAGAAAAGCTGGTGCTTCACTGTCATAACATTTCGGATGGCGTTCGCGCGTGGGTGCATATTGAAGGGACTGTCAATCCCAACAACGCCACCGCGATTGATATGGGCAACCCGGATATTGGTGTGCAAATTGCTGGCGACACCAGCGAGAAAGTGATGATCCCAAATGACGTTAACAGCGAAGAGCAGCTTGCGCTGGGCTTCCAGGACGCCAGTGGCAGCCGCAGCGCAGTGTTCAATATGCACGCGTGGCCCATCAACACCACCGGTAAACGCCCGGCATCAGGCGATTATCAGGGCATTGCTTCGTTGCGGGTGGAGATCGAATAATCATGAGGCGCTTTTTTTTGACGGGTTTATGTTGCCTGCCATTGCTGGCGCTGGCGAAAACCGATATCGGTTCGCCAGGCGATCTTCACTTTTCGCTGTCGATACGCCAGGGCACCTGCGAACTGGTGCAAAGCGATTTCAGCGTGGAGATGGGCGAGGTGTCGCTCGCCCGTGGGCAAAACGTTGGTGATGCGTTGAACAGCGTCCCGTTTACCCTTGGACTGCAACATTGCGGCGATGTGGTCACCGCCCGCGTGACCATGGATGGCGCAGCAGATACGGATAATCCTGATCTTTTTGCGCTCGACAAGGGCGGCGCCGACGGGGTGGCGCTGAAGATTGTTGATGCCAACGGTAAAATACAAAAACCGAAAAGCACCGATGCGACGAGTCATGATTTTGCCATTACCCCGACGCAGGGCATGATTTCGCTCGCCTGGACCGCCAGCTATGTGGTGACGCACACGCCGGTGAAAAGCGGTGCCGCAAATGCGCTGGTGAATTTTTCTGTGGAGTACGAGTAGCTTAA from Trabulsiella odontotermitis includes the following:
- a CDS encoding fimbria/pilus periplasmic chaperone, with product MLRISTAFAAVCLFVPGCFAGGISLNATRIIYQEGQKEASLTVQNHSQKDVFLVQSWIDDINGNKKTPFIITPPLFQMQPNKNNALRIVNINNQLPADRESVYWINVKAIPAVSEDGAGKNLLQIAVRTRLKLFYRPSGLPGDQASAAKMLTFSHAGKQLAIDNPSAYVMTFHDLKVGDKTISDPVMVPAKGHLSVKLPANVGAFSQVQYSIINDFGAAGALMTQPVR
- a CDS encoding fimbrial protein, whose product is MKIIMGLLACGLWLALSGAPAQAAGDWGPCQSDTVHQFPSSFNETITDPSQNYSGHEFDNFYHWDNGQKYTIICECPDNMSNPPVSYYKATVNLPAGHAANWYQVNDNLEVRTSIDVYNQGSVITPFSDLSNKTVSSGECEAKGGTHNASTGTKGSVSLYIAHPFVGTSTIPQVEIAALYASKKAGVYSTTPIVRVLLSGTVEVDQGCEIDGGSVVNIPLGEYDARDFEVPAGSKPQNVQIIKEKLVLHCHNISDGVRAWVHIEGTVNPNNATAIDMGNPDIGVQIAGDTSEKVMIPNDVNSEEQLALGFQDASGSRSAVFNMHAWPINTTGKRPASGDYQGIASLRVEIE
- a CDS encoding helix-turn-helix domain-containing protein encodes the protein MNIKPVAALDRLLTALHHEGIDYTLECGQIFTFSTGEDAEVLLIREGLVAVQRSSDERLIYCLSAPGMLGVNTVLENRADYYLQAYDATALTVIPLSRVKEIVEAQNLWREMFEVSSATATAMHGILLNTSGKSSLAVIRYFLQALEQETSLIRQRIPAAEYVRTRSGLSRSYVMKCLALLRSNGEITMHQGALVSCQLQHDSDLR
- a CDS encoding fimbria/pilus outer membrane usher protein, which translates into the protein METSRHSLTLMVMITLVGSGAICTLPAAAAKFNPKFLENAEGIDQHLDLSAYEQNDAQRPGKYQVDIYVNDQRQTSGALTFTAAHDDKQGQTLLPCLTKAQLQAWGVRTAAFDDIAKLPDDACVPFWAIIPGAQSVLDFNALKLSLSFPQAAMEQTARGTVPENRWDNGIPALLFDYSYSGSQNHYQSESGDGNEGSSERSDYLNLRSGFNLGPWRLRNNSVWQHGSGDNHWDSMGTYLTRALIPLKSQLTMGDTSTSGDIFDSLPVRGVVLASDDQMLPDSQRGFAPVIRGIAKTNAEVVVEQNGYVIYRRFVSPGQFEINDLYPTSNSGDLTVTVKESDGSEQKFIQPYAAVAIMQREGQLKYSLAAGRYQAGNYQSESPQLMEATAIYGLPAGMTAYGGVLAGVGYNAQALGIGKNMGEWGALSLDATHATSLAADDVVSSGYAWRLLYAKSFAATGTSFNLSGYRYSTPGFYTFQEATDSRSEADSDYGHYHRRSQLQINMTQQLATWGSWYINATDQKYWQGDDESLTFSTGYNGHIGRATWSLAWSANRNPDDDTTDRLWSLDVSLPIGSAWSSFHTTRDQDKRTVSQVGLNGTLLDDHNLDYSVTEGYGSDGQGNSGSASLNYQGGRGDVDVGYNYGADSRQLNYSLRGGVIMHSGGVTLSQPLGETMALVSAPGAQGSSVTNNSGVTIDRFGNAVVPQLTPYRETEVSLRSETLNNQVDLNDAFLQVVPTRGAVVRASFDTRVGYRALLTLTRPEKGAVPFGATASLVDDHAKTPTTGMVAEDGELYISGLPEKGRIDVSWGKGHDERCVADYQLPQSQLRSAVISLSATCQSE
- the lpfE gene encoding long polar fimbrial protein LpfE, which codes for MTGLCCLPLLALAKTDIGSPGDLHFSLSIRQGTCELVQSDFSVEMGEVSLARGQNVGDALNSVPFTLGLQHCGDVVTARVTMDGAADTDNPDLFALDKGGADGVALKIVDANGKIQKPKSTDATSHDFAITPTQGMISLAWTASYVVTHTPVKSGAANALVNFSVEYE
- a CDS encoding fimbrial protein — translated: MKKLLLGAALLPLAVIATMQTASASDGTIKFNGSIVDSPCVISSASQNQEVDLGAVKSSTFAATGDKSTATPFQIKLEECDLTAGKTKVNVVFNGIGDDDDTSLLSVDNGAGSATGVGIGIFDSKGEAIALNDGASLETLSEGATTLNYDARYVSTKDAVTIGNASGQVDFSLTYE